The following proteins are co-located in the Planococcus plakortidis genome:
- the kynA gene encoding tryptophan 2,3-dioxygenase, which translates to MDKYQNGQNIAAATEQNIRTDFKESMTYGDYLHLDKLLTAQDGVSGHHDESLFIIIHQVSELWMKLILHELSAAIRHIEADDLQPAFKQLARVSRIQSQIIQGWDVLSTLTPAEYLEFRDELGNASGFQSYQYRMIEFALGYKTKHVLSIYEKDPVLHEQLTEAFHAPGLYDAAIQKLARSGFKIDDSVLSRDVSTVYEPNDSVREAWKEIYRNVDEHWELYQLAEKLVDIEDWLQQWRFRHMKTVERIIGFKQGTGGSSGVNYLKKVLDQYFFPELWQIRTDV; encoded by the coding sequence ATGGATAAATACCAAAATGGGCAAAACATTGCCGCTGCCACCGAACAGAACATCCGCACCGATTTCAAGGAAAGCATGACCTATGGCGATTACCTGCATCTCGACAAGCTCTTGACTGCACAGGACGGCGTCAGCGGGCATCACGATGAATCGCTTTTCATCATCATCCATCAAGTATCCGAATTATGGATGAAGCTGATTTTGCATGAGCTGTCGGCGGCCATCCGCCACATCGAGGCAGACGATCTGCAGCCGGCGTTCAAGCAATTGGCACGCGTATCGCGCATCCAATCGCAGATTATCCAGGGCTGGGATGTATTGTCGACTTTGACACCTGCTGAATATTTGGAGTTCCGGGATGAGCTCGGCAATGCGAGCGGCTTCCAATCCTACCAGTACCGCATGATCGAATTCGCGCTTGGATACAAAACGAAGCATGTCTTGAGCATTTATGAAAAAGACCCGGTCTTGCACGAGCAGCTGACAGAAGCTTTCCACGCCCCGGGCTTGTATGATGCCGCCATCCAGAAACTGGCGCGCAGCGGATTTAAAATTGACGACAGCGTGCTATCCCGCGATGTCAGCACCGTGTATGAACCGAATGACAGCGTGCGGGAAGCGTGGAAGGAAATTTACCGCAATGTCGATGAACACTGGGAGCTGTATCAATTGGCGGAGAAGTTGGTGGATATCGAAGATTGGCTGCAGCAATGGCGTTTCCGCCACATGAAGACGGTCGAACGAATTATCGGCTTCAAACAAGGGACAGGCGGATCGTCCGGCGTCAATTATTTGAAAAAAGTATTGGATCAATATTTCTTTCCGGAACTTTGGCAAATCCGGACAGATGTCTAA
- a CDS encoding DegV family protein — MKKPIAWIMDTTGYVTEQFKSHPDVYIVPLNIHFGSEEFIDDGIDLSNDELYARMKSSKDFPKTSQPSAGKFAELYEKLKEEYECAIAVHASAKLSGTIASSMTGAEMTEFKVYTVDSLALSYGLSGLLERGLELQGEGLSAEEITKRLEQETTNFRNFILIGNLSQLYKGGRMSGAQYYIGSVLKIKPIVQITEKGELEPIDKVRSHKKALSYLLDRAKADHEQYGIDYFQIMHGHIPEQAEELKAELLKFAPEAKVLVGNLSSSLAVHAGEGTLAFMWRRPPANA, encoded by the coding sequence ATGAAAAAGCCAATTGCATGGATCATGGATACAACCGGATACGTCACAGAACAATTCAAATCGCACCCCGATGTCTATATCGTCCCGCTGAATATCCATTTCGGCTCGGAAGAATTCATCGATGACGGCATCGACCTCTCAAACGATGAATTATACGCACGCATGAAAAGCTCAAAGGATTTCCCGAAAACTTCACAGCCTTCTGCAGGGAAATTTGCGGAACTTTACGAAAAGCTGAAAGAGGAATATGAATGCGCCATCGCTGTCCACGCCTCCGCCAAATTAAGCGGCACGATCGCCTCCTCCATGACCGGTGCGGAAATGACGGAGTTCAAGGTCTATACCGTCGATTCACTAGCTTTGTCATATGGGCTGTCCGGGCTTCTTGAACGCGGATTGGAACTCCAGGGCGAAGGGCTTTCCGCCGAGGAAATCACCAAGCGCCTTGAACAGGAAACCACAAACTTCCGCAATTTCATCCTGATCGGCAATCTAAGCCAATTGTATAAAGGCGGCCGGATGAGCGGCGCGCAATATTATATCGGCAGCGTCCTGAAAATCAAGCCAATTGTCCAAATCACCGAGAAAGGTGAGCTGGAGCCGATCGACAAAGTGCGTTCCCATAAGAAAGCGCTCTCTTATCTGCTTGATCGCGCCAAGGCAGACCACGAACAATACGGCATCGACTATTTCCAGATCATGCACGGCCATATCCCTGAACAGGCCGAGGAATTGAAGGCAGAACTTTTGAAGTTCGCGCCTGAAGCGAAAGTACTGGTCGGCAACTTGAGTTCGTCATTGGCTGTCCATGCCGGAGAAGGCACTTTGGCGTTCATGTGGAGAAGGCCGCCTGCGAATGCATAA
- a CDS encoding glycerol-3-phosphate acyltransferase, translating into MVILYWIGAYLLGTVLTALLLGKWKGIDITSSGSGNPGARNAWLVLGRRASLLVFLGDFLKGSLVVWAGLWGGFSLLSVAVAGLLSVVGHIYPVWRKGRGGKGISTFAGVTFWLTPDLFLAMLVLSFAFYPWLKSATLSMLAGFSAFFAVAFAFQVQSVVWPLFVAIIIIVIRHKANIKVSMETRFPSNKA; encoded by the coding sequence ATGGTTATTTTGTATTGGATTGGCGCATATTTGCTTGGCACTGTTTTGACTGCCCTGTTGTTAGGAAAATGGAAAGGCATAGATATCACTTCTTCAGGAAGCGGCAACCCGGGTGCCCGCAATGCATGGCTCGTACTCGGCCGAAGGGCTTCCTTACTGGTCTTTCTCGGCGATTTCCTGAAAGGTTCGCTCGTTGTGTGGGCAGGGCTTTGGGGCGGGTTTTCATTATTGTCCGTGGCAGTTGCCGGATTGCTTTCAGTCGTCGGCCATATTTATCCCGTATGGCGAAAAGGCCGTGGCGGGAAAGGCATCTCGACTTTTGCCGGTGTCACTTTCTGGCTGACGCCAGATTTATTCTTGGCGATGCTTGTGTTGTCATTCGCTTTTTATCCGTGGCTGAAAAGTGCCACTCTATCGATGCTTGCTGGATTCAGCGCATTTTTCGCCGTTGCTTTTGCGTTTCAAGTTCAATCTGTTGTCTGGCCGCTGTTTGTTGCCATTATTATTATTGTAATTCGCCACAAAGCGAATATTAAAGTTTCAATGGAGACACGTTTTCCTTCAAACAAAGCCTGA
- a CDS encoding phospholipase D family protein, which translates to MKKFKSYSKRRRIIMGIVGVLAAMYIIVIIWHTFKPLPEGVSFAGDLHSAEQVEMIYDLSYAQDKDGTGLESELRIFDEIHELIDEAEEFLVLDLFLFDNYNDTETAYPAVAERLADHLIEKKKENPDFPIYFITDPLNIGYGSYESLLLETLEAEGVEVIITDLDKLRDSMPLYSGLYRVIFQWFDNDGEGWIANAMSSEAPDMTLSSYMKLMNIKANHRKTVVSEQEAIISSANPHDASGLHGNMAFRVSGPVLDDILEAEEAVSKLSGGPELPRAEMPGQEGDYEVQYVTERQILKALLKEMDSTEKGDSIQMAMFYLSETSVVNSLVDASNRGVEVQLVLDPNENAFGNEKTGLPNRPAVNGMMDEASDSLEVRWYNPVVGQFHTKTVIVQREGEAVILGGAANMTERALMDYNLEADILIKAPADSELVGELDTYFDRLWNNEDALYTLELEEFQDEFTFWQRGIYNFQKLFKLTTY; encoded by the coding sequence ATGAAAAAATTCAAGAGTTACAGCAAGCGTCGGCGCATCATCATGGGCATAGTGGGAGTGCTCGCTGCAATGTATATAATTGTCATTATTTGGCACACATTTAAGCCTTTACCGGAAGGTGTTTCATTCGCCGGGGACTTGCACAGCGCCGAGCAAGTGGAGATGATTTATGACCTGAGCTATGCACAGGATAAGGACGGCACAGGTTTGGAGAGCGAGTTGCGGATTTTTGACGAAATCCATGAACTGATCGATGAGGCTGAAGAATTTCTCGTGCTCGATCTGTTCCTATTCGATAATTACAACGATACGGAAACAGCCTATCCAGCGGTTGCGGAACGTTTGGCCGATCATTTAATCGAGAAAAAGAAAGAAAATCCCGATTTTCCGATCTATTTCATCACCGACCCGCTGAATATCGGATACGGTTCCTATGAAAGCTTGCTGCTGGAAACCTTGGAAGCGGAAGGGGTCGAAGTGATTATCACCGACCTCGACAAATTGCGCGATTCGATGCCGCTGTATTCAGGGCTTTACCGGGTAATTTTCCAATGGTTCGATAACGACGGCGAAGGATGGATTGCAAATGCCATGTCGAGCGAAGCGCCGGACATGACGCTATCTTCTTATATGAAGCTGATGAACATCAAAGCCAATCACCGGAAAACGGTCGTGTCAGAGCAGGAAGCGATCATCAGTTCAGCCAATCCGCATGATGCAAGCGGCCTTCACGGAAATATGGCATTCCGTGTCAGCGGGCCGGTGCTCGATGATATCCTGGAAGCTGAGGAAGCGGTCTCGAAACTATCGGGAGGCCCTGAACTGCCAAGGGCTGAGATGCCTGGTCAAGAAGGCGATTATGAAGTGCAATATGTGACGGAGCGGCAGATATTGAAGGCTCTTTTGAAGGAAATGGACAGCACGGAAAAAGGCGATAGCATCCAAATGGCCATGTTCTATTTATCCGAGACCAGTGTCGTCAACAGCTTAGTGGACGCATCGAATCGCGGCGTGGAAGTGCAGCTCGTGCTCGATCCAAACGAAAATGCATTCGGCAATGAAAAAACCGGCTTGCCGAACCGGCCGGCGGTGAACGGCATGATGGATGAAGCGAGCGATTCTTTGGAAGTCCGCTGGTACAACCCGGTCGTCGGGCAATTCCATACAAAAACCGTAATCGTGCAAAGAGAAGGTGAGGCCGTCATCTTGGGTGGAGCGGCAAATATGACGGAAAGAGCATTGATGGATTATAACCTAGAGGCGGACATCCTCATCAAAGCGCCGGCGGACAGTGAATTGGTGGGTGAACTGGATACCTATTTTGACCGTCTGTGGAATAACGAAGACGCTCTCTACACACTTGAACTGGAAGAATTCCAGGACGAGTTCACGTTCTGGCAGCGCGGCATCTACAACTTCCAAAAGCTCTTCAAGCTGACGACTTATTGA
- a CDS encoding GNAT family N-acetyltransferase, with translation MEMELSLSIASFPLDAETAGEMERLIDGEPEECQTLLLKELWQKPFAKGFAVLAYTVSGELVGCAAAADLVGVHHYEWSAFVAPDYRRLGLATALADGVQHSLEQRGAESELAAFAESEAADAWLNALGYSCSFQELQFEAQPLSVYPLADTVEIFPYEEKYLDELADLLRAAFDESVLPVLEHNLEDPERQVYLMQQGGKLVATATISNEDGALWLTALAVSPDAQRSGFGQAFLKWARHLAHQKNLGRVLVEVETENPSWPVYGKAGFTKVSTISYWQRR, from the coding sequence ATGGAAATGGAATTGTCCCTGTCGATTGCATCGTTTCCGCTGGATGCGGAAACTGCAGGGGAAATGGAGCGGCTGATTGACGGCGAACCGGAAGAATGCCAGACATTGCTGCTGAAGGAATTATGGCAAAAACCATTTGCGAAAGGATTTGCGGTGCTCGCCTATACCGTTAGCGGGGAGTTGGTAGGTTGTGCTGCGGCAGCGGATTTGGTCGGCGTACATCATTACGAATGGTCGGCGTTTGTCGCGCCGGATTATCGCCGGCTTGGGCTGGCAACCGCCCTGGCCGATGGGGTGCAGCATTCACTCGAACAGCGCGGGGCGGAAAGCGAATTGGCGGCTTTTGCTGAAAGTGAAGCAGCGGATGCCTGGCTGAATGCACTTGGCTATAGCTGTTCTTTCCAGGAGCTGCAGTTTGAAGCTCAACCGCTTTCTGTGTACCCATTAGCCGATACGGTCGAAATCTTTCCATATGAAGAGAAGTATTTAGATGAACTGGCGGATCTTTTGCGTGCGGCATTCGATGAATCCGTCCTTCCCGTTCTTGAACATAATTTGGAAGACCCGGAGCGCCAGGTCTATTTGATGCAGCAAGGCGGCAAATTGGTGGCGACGGCTACCATAAGCAATGAAGACGGGGCGTTATGGCTGACGGCGCTCGCAGTGTCGCCGGATGCCCAGCGTTCAGGCTTTGGGCAGGCCTTCCTGAAATGGGCGCGGCATTTGGCGCACCAGAAAAATTTGGGCCGTGTTCTGGTCGAAGTGGAGACCGAAAATCCGTCCTGGCCGGTTTACGGGAAGGCAGGATTTACAAAGGTATCGACTATTTCATATTGGCAACGCCGGTGA
- a CDS encoding dipeptidase: protein MNATQIDKYFKDHRQAHLEELKNFLRIPSVSSLSEHKADMQKGAEWLIQSLTKAGLENASIDETEGHPVVYADWLHAEGKPTILVYGHYDVQPVDPLHLWETPPFDPHVRDNKLYARGASDDKGQVFMHMKAVEALLQLNGELPVNIKFILEGEEEIGSPSLPKYVEDNKEKLAADIIVISDTGMQGPGRPAVCYGLRGLAGIQIDVNGPKGDLHSGLYGGAVQNPLHAIVEILESFRDKEGVIQVEGFYDDVRPVSDEERAEFAALDFDLENEKQAIGITEDFGEKGYSFVERTWIRPTLEINGITGGFSGEGIKTVLPAEASSKITCRLVPDQDPDDIIAKLKAHVEAHKPAGVTVSITEFDKGKPFLTPYDHPAIQAAGRSYEKVYQVPTAFTRMGGSIPIVAAFDEILGFPVVLMGFGLASENFHAPNEHFHLENFDKGLRVISDYLLEASKLGQ from the coding sequence ATGAACGCCACTCAAATCGATAAGTACTTCAAAGATCACCGCCAGGCACACCTCGAAGAATTGAAAAACTTTTTGCGCATTCCATCGGTCAGCTCCCTTTCCGAGCATAAAGCCGATATGCAAAAAGGCGCAGAATGGCTTATTCAATCGTTGACGAAAGCCGGCCTTGAGAATGCCAGCATCGATGAAACGGAAGGCCATCCGGTGGTCTACGCCGACTGGCTCCATGCCGAGGGCAAACCGACGATCCTCGTGTACGGCCATTACGATGTCCAGCCGGTCGACCCGCTTCACTTATGGGAAACGCCGCCGTTCGACCCTCACGTACGCGACAATAAATTGTATGCCCGCGGCGCGAGCGACGATAAGGGCCAAGTATTCATGCATATGAAAGCGGTCGAAGCATTGCTTCAGTTGAACGGCGAACTCCCCGTCAACATCAAATTCATCCTTGAAGGCGAAGAAGAGATTGGCAGCCCGAGCTTGCCGAAATACGTGGAAGACAACAAGGAAAAACTTGCGGCTGATATCATCGTCATTTCCGATACCGGCATGCAAGGACCAGGGCGCCCCGCTGTCTGTTACGGGCTGCGCGGGCTCGCGGGCATCCAGATCGATGTCAACGGCCCTAAAGGCGACTTGCACTCCGGGCTTTACGGCGGCGCTGTCCAGAACCCGCTTCACGCCATCGTGGAAATCCTGGAATCGTTCCGCGATAAAGAAGGGGTCATCCAAGTGGAAGGCTTCTACGACGATGTGCGCCCCGTCTCGGATGAGGAACGCGCGGAATTCGCCGCGCTTGATTTCGATCTGGAAAATGAAAAGCAGGCAATCGGCATTACGGAAGATTTCGGCGAAAAAGGCTATTCGTTTGTCGAACGGACATGGATCCGCCCGACGCTCGAAATCAACGGCATCACCGGCGGGTTTTCCGGCGAAGGCATCAAGACCGTCCTGCCCGCTGAAGCCAGCTCGAAGATCACATGCCGGCTCGTCCCTGACCAGGATCCAGACGACATCATCGCCAAGCTGAAAGCGCATGTTGAAGCCCATAAACCGGCAGGCGTCACGGTCAGCATCACGGAGTTCGATAAAGGCAAGCCGTTCCTGACTCCATACGACCATCCGGCCATCCAGGCAGCGGGCCGCTCGTATGAAAAAGTGTATCAAGTGCCGACTGCTTTCACGCGCATGGGCGGATCGATTCCGATTGTCGCTGCGTTCGATGAAATTCTCGGATTCCCGGTCGTCTTGATGGGCTTCGGGCTTGCCTCGGAGAATTTCCATGCGCCGAATGAGCATTTCCATTTGGAGAATTTCGATAAAGGGCTCCGCGTCATCAGCGATTACTTGCTTGAAGCATCAAAACTAGGCCAATAA
- a CDS encoding YusW family protein, protein MANNKKLVFPALIMSATLFLAACGDDEEVTQPVTDDAPEETAPEGESAEDASPSGDTAVTSDGQTYGFTDLSVEVDMPDQDDALDFSYEEERGQVEAEYENKIDGVDLTGDEAFNEMEQGLSQLNISPDTPDDEVISQVVEAFGIDPGFKKIEIEVDYAGGSDKNYEQTNQ, encoded by the coding sequence ATGGCAAACAACAAAAAATTGGTCTTCCCTGCGCTCATCATGTCCGCTACACTCTTCTTGGCGGCATGTGGAGATGACGAGGAAGTGACGCAGCCTGTCACAGATGATGCACCTGAAGAAACAGCACCGGAAGGGGAATCGGCTGAAGACGCTTCCCCAAGCGGGGACACTGCAGTGACTTCGGACGGCCAAACTTACGGTTTTACCGACCTGTCCGTTGAGGTCGATATGCCTGACCAGGACGACGCACTGGACTTTAGCTACGAAGAAGAACGCGGCCAGGTCGAGGCCGAATATGAGAACAAAATCGACGGTGTTGACCTGACAGGTGACGAAGCGTTCAATGAAATGGAACAAGGCCTGTCCCAGCTGAACATAAGCCCCGACACGCCGGATGATGAAGTCATCAGCCAAGTCGTAGAAGCTTTCGGTATCGATCCCGGTTTCAAGAAAATCGAAATTGAAGTAGACTATGCAGGAGGTTCCGATAAAAACTACGAACAAACAAATCAATAA
- a CDS encoding RNA polymerase sigma factor yields MEELYAEYNRYIYHLCLKLTRNKAEAEDLMQEVWLKVVRYESSIAEVDHAKAWLTTICMNTFRDRYRKNVRRSKHIANQPEGLDVSLLDLIPTDETGTAELLEKQDVSVMIRHKISELDAIYRTTIVYFYVHQYSLVEIAETMKVSIGTVKSRLHRGKQRLKDMLMEDVRTREYVVIA; encoded by the coding sequence ATGGAAGAGCTATATGCCGAATATAACCGCTATATCTATCATCTATGCCTGAAACTTACCCGCAATAAAGCCGAAGCTGAAGACTTGATGCAGGAAGTATGGCTGAAAGTAGTACGCTATGAATCCTCGATCGCTGAAGTCGATCACGCCAAAGCCTGGTTGACGACCATTTGCATGAATACATTCCGCGACCGCTACCGCAAGAATGTGCGCCGCAGCAAACATATTGCCAATCAGCCGGAAGGGCTAGACGTCTCGTTGCTGGATTTGATCCCGACCGATGAGACCGGAACTGCCGAATTATTGGAAAAACAAGATGTCTCTGTCATGATCCGCCACAAAATTTCGGAACTGGATGCGATTTACCGGACGACAATCGTCTATTTTTATGTGCATCAGTATTCACTCGTTGAAATCGCCGAGACGATGAAAGTGTCGATCGGTACGGTGAAATCCCGCCTGCACCGCGGCAAACAGCGCTTGAAAGACATGCTGATGGAAGACGTCAGAACCCGCGAATATGTAGTGATAGCTTGA
- a CDS encoding hemolysin family protein yields the protein MFIALALFLIMSFFLSGSETALTAVNRMKVHLRAEQGDIKSQKLEKLIAKPDRMITTILIGNNISNIMLPTLVTTIAITEGWEVGLATAILTVVLIIFGEVLPKTIAATFADKIAYIVAPVISFLVLIFKPLTWLLAQFTNIFIRIISKGSVKEATMTKEELRTMVDIASTEGTFEADESERIKGVLDFPHKDVSDVMSTHRTDTVGISIEMTYEEVRDLILDSSYTRYPVYEESMDNVVGLFYSKKLIEWSMNPNLTLAELMDDNPLFVVQSVSVEKVFKLMMAKKKHMAVILDEYGGTLGIVTHEDIIEEMIGQDIEDETDDEDDELVFEMTDSQLSCHGRLEIEDVNEMFEVEVPEDHDTIAGFVMQQLGHVPDVGEEFTYENLHVVVNEMDRNRIERLTITKIAEPEEEEPVSENSAKRQ from the coding sequence TTGTTTATAGCATTGGCTTTATTTCTGATCATGTCGTTTTTCCTGTCGGGAAGCGAAACGGCACTCACGGCAGTTAATAGGATGAAGGTCCATCTTCGCGCGGAGCAGGGAGACATCAAATCCCAGAAGCTTGAGAAACTGATCGCGAAGCCGGACCGGATGATCACGACTATCTTGATCGGTAATAATATTTCCAATATCATGCTGCCTACACTCGTCACGACCATCGCCATCACGGAAGGATGGGAGGTCGGGCTCGCGACAGCCATCTTGACGGTGGTCCTGATCATCTTCGGCGAAGTATTGCCGAAGACCATCGCCGCGACGTTTGCGGATAAGATCGCTTATATTGTCGCGCCGGTCATCTCCTTTTTGGTGCTGATCTTTAAACCATTGACGTGGCTACTTGCGCAGTTCACGAATATCTTCATCCGCATCATTTCGAAAGGCAGCGTCAAGGAAGCGACGATGACCAAAGAAGAACTGCGGACGATGGTCGATATCGCGTCGACCGAAGGAACGTTTGAAGCGGATGAATCGGAGCGCATCAAAGGCGTGCTCGATTTCCCGCATAAGGACGTGTCGGACGTCATGTCGACGCACCGCACGGATACGGTGGGGATTTCCATAGAGATGACCTACGAAGAAGTCCGTGACTTGATTTTGGATTCCTCGTACACGCGCTACCCTGTTTACGAAGAAAGCATGGACAATGTCGTCGGCTTGTTCTATTCCAAGAAACTCATCGAATGGTCGATGAACCCGAATTTGACCTTGGCGGAATTGATGGACGACAATCCATTATTCGTCGTGCAATCGGTAAGCGTCGAGAAAGTCTTCAAGTTGATGATGGCGAAGAAAAAGCATATGGCCGTCATTTTGGATGAATACGGCGGGACGCTTGGGATTGTGACACACGAAGACATCATCGAGGAAATGATCGGCCAGGACATCGAAGACGAAACGGATGACGAAGACGATGAGCTGGTATTCGAAATGACCGACAGCCAATTGTCTTGCCACGGCCGCCTCGAAATCGAGGATGTCAATGAAATGTTTGAAGTCGAAGTTCCGGAAGACCATGATACGATTGCCGGCTTTGTCATGCAGCAACTCGGGCATGTGCCGGACGTCGGCGAAGAGTTCACGTATGAAAACTTGCACGTAGTCGTCAATGAAATGGATCGGAACCGCATCGAGCGGTTGACGATCACGAAAATCGCTGAACCTGAAGAAGAAGAACCTGTAAGCGAAAATTCAGCCAAGAGACAATAG
- a CDS encoding glycerophosphodiester phosphodiesterase family protein encodes MEIFAHRGSSGTHPENTLPAFREAAALPVHGVELDIHLSKDGELVVIHDEKVNRTTNGKGYVKDMSLAELKQLDAGSWKAAEWAGATIPTLAEVFGVFKDTGHILNVELKTDIFPYAGALEKVARLAAGQGMEKRLVISSFNHQDVQQAIHHQQLPGAILASNILVDIAAYAGTVGTKRLHLSLPYALRHGAELIGKGCEVYVYTVNRLDYAGQLQQLGASGIFTDYPEKMLMELK; translated from the coding sequence ATGGAGATTTTTGCACATCGCGGAAGTTCGGGCACGCATCCTGAAAACACATTGCCTGCGTTTAGGGAAGCGGCGGCGTTGCCGGTTCACGGGGTGGAACTGGACATCCATTTATCGAAGGATGGGGAGCTTGTCGTCATCCACGATGAAAAAGTGAACCGCACCACCAATGGCAAAGGCTATGTAAAAGACATGTCGCTTGCTGAACTGAAACAACTGGATGCCGGGAGCTGGAAAGCGGCAGAGTGGGCCGGGGCCACGATCCCGACATTGGCAGAAGTTTTCGGCGTGTTCAAAGATACCGGCCACATACTGAATGTGGAACTGAAAACGGATATTTTCCCGTATGCGGGGGCGTTGGAAAAAGTGGCCAGGCTTGCAGCTGGACAGGGAATGGAAAAACGGCTCGTCATCTCCTCATTCAACCACCAGGACGTGCAGCAGGCGATCCATCACCAGCAGTTGCCGGGAGCGATCCTGGCTTCCAATATTTTGGTGGATATCGCCGCTTATGCTGGGACGGTCGGGACGAAACGGCTTCACCTCTCCTTGCCCTATGCGCTTCGCCATGGGGCCGAATTGATCGGAAAAGGCTGTGAGGTCTATGTGTATACGGTCAACCGGCTGGACTATGCAGGGCAATTGCAGCAGCTCGGCGCTTCCGGCATCTTCACCGATTATCCCGAAAAAATGCTGATGGAATTGAAATGA
- a CDS encoding DUF2804 domain-containing protein: protein MQHIERELTEYVKLCDAKGQLNPSAIGYAKKPIVESNLKGNFLRKKKWNYWCVFGDEIVFSATICHLDYAAVCFVYFLNYETQRFFEKTVMVPYSRSLLLSESVLGNSLFYHSELSIHSIYDEGKTRLAVTVPDFDGEKLHASLTIAHPEDLESLNVVIPWNRQTFQFTAKHHALPTAGTVQIGPKRYDFDELDSFSVLDFGRGVWPREAVWNWGMASQRSLGKVIGLNLGGKWTDGTGMTENAFFVNGRMTKISEDVIFRYDAENFKKPWLIHTKLSDDVKLTFTPFYERVSKSDARLVKSEVHQLFGYYNGYVRYADGKKLKIHQLLGSVEEHYAKW, encoded by the coding sequence ATGCAACATATTGAACGGGAACTGACAGAATACGTTAAATTATGTGATGCCAAAGGCCAATTGAATCCAAGCGCCATCGGATATGCCAAGAAGCCCATAGTCGAAAGCAATTTGAAAGGCAATTTCCTGCGCAAGAAAAAGTGGAATTATTGGTGTGTATTCGGTGACGAAATCGTTTTCTCCGCGACCATTTGCCATTTGGATTATGCAGCTGTCTGCTTTGTCTATTTCCTTAATTATGAAACGCAGCGTTTTTTCGAGAAGACGGTCATGGTGCCCTATTCGAGAAGCCTGCTCTTGTCGGAAAGTGTATTGGGCAACTCGCTGTTCTACCATTCGGAGCTCTCTATCCATTCCATCTACGATGAAGGCAAGACGCGACTGGCAGTAACCGTGCCCGATTTCGATGGCGAAAAATTGCACGCCTCACTCACGATTGCCCATCCGGAAGACTTGGAATCGTTGAATGTCGTAATTCCATGGAACCGCCAAACTTTCCAGTTCACCGCAAAGCATCACGCCTTGCCGACGGCGGGAACGGTGCAGATCGGGCCGAAACGCTACGATTTCGACGAATTGGATAGCTTTTCGGTATTGGACTTCGGCAGGGGCGTATGGCCGCGCGAAGCGGTATGGAATTGGGGAATGGCCTCCCAACGCTCGCTCGGCAAAGTCATCGGCTTGAATCTCGGCGGCAAATGGACAGATGGCACGGGCATGACGGAAAACGCCTTTTTTGTCAATGGCCGTATGACCAAAATCAGTGAAGATGTCATTTTCCGCTACGATGCAGAAAATTTCAAGAAACCGTGGCTCATCCATACGAAACTGAGCGATGACGTCAAATTGACGTTCACGCCATTTTATGAACGCGTGTCAAAATCGGATGCACGCCTTGTGAAATCGGAAGTCCATCAATTGTTCGGCTATTACAACGGCTATGTCCGCTATGCAGACGGCAAGAAGTTGAAGATCCATCAATTATTGGGATCTGTAGAAGAGCATTACGCGAAGTGGTAA